From one Novosphingobium sp. genomic stretch:
- the mmsB gene encoding 3-hydroxyisobutyrate dehydrogenase → MRIGFIGLGNMGGGMAANLVKAGHEVHAFDLSQAALDHAHQSGCIVAASTREAVAQADAVVTMLTNGATVSAVYGADIIGHAPTSALLIDCSTIDVAAAREVARQARETGYAMIDAPVSGGIAGAQAGTLTFMVGGDEEAFAVASPLLNAMGKTVIHAGDSGTGQAAKICNNLLLGASMAATCETLALAAKLGLDLQTFFDIASKASGQCWSLTTYCPVPGVGPVTPADRDYQGGFASALMLKDLRLALAAAQDAGSSVPMGQKAEALYAAFAEGGHGGEDFSALIKTF, encoded by the coding sequence ATGCGGATCGGTTTTATCGGCCTTGGCAATATGGGCGGAGGGATGGCGGCCAATCTGGTGAAGGCAGGGCATGAGGTTCATGCCTTCGACCTTTCGCAGGCGGCGCTGGATCATGCGCATCAATCGGGCTGCATTGTCGCGGCCAGCACGCGCGAGGCGGTGGCTCAGGCCGATGCGGTGGTCACCATGCTGACCAATGGCGCGACGGTCAGCGCGGTCTATGGCGCCGACATCATCGGCCATGCGCCGACCAGCGCGCTGCTGATCGACTGCTCGACCATCGATGTCGCCGCCGCGCGCGAGGTGGCCAGGCAGGCGCGGGAGACCGGCTATGCCATGATCGACGCGCCGGTTTCGGGCGGGATCGCCGGGGCTCAGGCAGGCACGCTGACCTTTATGGTCGGCGGGGATGAAGAGGCTTTCGCCGTCGCCTCCCCCCTGCTGAACGCCATGGGCAAGACGGTGATCCATGCTGGAGACAGCGGCACCGGCCAGGCCGCGAAGATCTGCAACAACCTGTTGCTGGGCGCCAGCATGGCCGCCACCTGCGAGACTCTGGCGCTGGCCGCAAAGCTGGGGCTGGATCTGCAGACCTTCTTCGACATTGCCTCGAAGGCGTCTGGCCAGTGCTGGTCGCTCACCACCTATTGCCCGGTGCCGGGCGTGGGGCCGGTGACGCCTGCGGACCGGGACTATCAGGGCGGCTTTGCCAGCGCGCTGATGCTCAAGGATCTGCGGCTGGCCCTGGCGGCGGCGCAGGATGCGGGCTCCAGCGTCCCCATGGGACAAAAGGCCGAGGCGCTTTACGCCGCCTTTGCCGAAGGCGGCCATGGCGGCGAGGATTTTTCGGCGCTGATCAAGACCTTCTGA